Within Sorangiineae bacterium MSr11367, the genomic segment TCAGCGGAAATCAAATTATCGCTTCGTCGGGGCATGGACAAACTCCTCCTGTTGTTCGTCCGACCACGGAGTGCGCAGCTCGAACGAGCTCGCGCACGGCCGTGCGTCGGGTGCGAACGGGTGAAGGAGCGATGAAGAAACGGCGCGCGAAAGCGCGGTCTCGCCAGCCTCACGCGGTTTGCGTGAAGGCCGGGCATCGCGAAGTCGTTCGCGATGGATCGATGGATCACGGGACGTGCGCTTCGCGCCACCCTTTCCTCACCGCTCGAATTTGCGGGAGATCCAGGCGAACGGCTCCTAAACCTGGAGCGGCTCTACAACCTGGAGGGGCACGAAAGATGCGGAAGCAACAGCACCACCGTCACCAGCGCCATCCTCCAAGAAGAGATGGCCGAGACGTTGGATGACCGTTTGCTTGCCGCAGTTAGCGCAACCGAGCCGAAATGATCATAGTGAGGTGACTCTACGGCCTGGGATGCGGACGCGCAAGCCGTTTTCGCTAATCTCGTTAGCTTGGATAGAAAGAGAGACGTGCTAGTTCTTGAGTGGTGAGGGCGGTCGCGCTCGAGATCCCGCATCTGTGGAAGTTCGTGAGCCATGCCCGCGCCGAAGTGGAGCGCGCGCTCACGACCTTCACACCGTCCGTGCGCGCGGCCACCGTCATGACAGCGTCCGAATTGATCGAGAACGCCATGAAGTACGGCGAGGAGGTACCAGGCCTCCTCACGATCCACCTGCGCCTGCAGGCGGATACGGACCGCATCACCATCGAGGTCGCGAACGGCGCGCTCACCCGCGAGCGCGTGCACCAACTCGAGGAGCGCCTCGACGAAATCGCAGCCAGCACGAACCGCGAAGAGCTCTACATGAACCGCATCCGCACCCTACTGGAGAACCCCGCCGAAAAAGGCGGGCTTGGCCTTTACCGGATCGGCTTCGAGGGTGGCTTCGACTTGACCTGCACGTTCACCGATTCAATCGTTACGGTGACCGCCGTGAGGGGGGTGCATGAGCACGGAAACGTTTGAATTCGATCGATTGATCATACGCGTCACCCGAGGCCGCCACGCATCCGCCACCATCGCATGGGAAGGAGTGAGCGACGCACGCAACCCCAGCACCTTCCTCGAACCGCTGCTGCAAAAGATCTTCACCGGGCTGCGCGTGACCAGCGTCACCGTGGATTTGCGCGGGCTTCAATACATCAACTCGGCAACGGTGGGTCCCCTCCTCAACTTGATCAAGAGGTTCGACACACAGCACATCGCCACCACCGTGCTCTACGACACGGACCTGGACTGGCAACGGGTCAACTGCCAGTGCATGCGAACGATCGCTCGGACCTTGACCCACGTCGAAGTCAAAAGCCAAAACGACGACACGCCTACGCCTTCGCGACGTCCTCCGTCTTAGTCCCTGAGTCGCTCTTGGGCGCTGTCTTGCACATCGCCCGTACCACGAGAAGCGAAACGTCGTCCTTGAACTCGTGGTCTTTGGTCTGCTCCAGAACGCTCTCCAGGATTTCCTGGCTGCTCTGACGCCCCGTCTCCACGGCATGCCGGAAGACCTCGACCAGGCCTTCGATGCCCAAAAAGCGACCGAGTCGCTTCGCCTCGGGTAGGCCGTCCGTGTAGAGGAGCACGATGTCGCCTTCGTCGACGAGGAACGTGCGGTCCTCCACCATCTGCGAAATGTCATCCATGATGCCGAGCCACATGCCGTCCGTTTCGAGGCATTCGATCTTCCGCGTAGCCGCGCGGTAGATGATGACGTCTTGATGGCGCCCCGCGTACGTGAAGGTGTTGCCCTCGATGCGGAAGGCGGTAAGCGTCATGTATTGGTTCTTGTCGATCCGCTGCAGATTCCCAAATATGGACGTATTGACCATATTGAGCACGTGCGACGGTGACAATGGCGATGGATCCTCGGGATCTTTCGGCGCATTGAGTACCGCAGTCCGCACGGCGGTCTGCACCATCATCATGATGAGGCCCGCGGTCACGCCGTGGCCCGATACGTCTCCGATCAAGAGCCAATCGGTGCCCTCGGCCTCGAACGCGTCGTAATAGTCTCCCCCGACTTCCTCCGCGGGGAGCATTTTCCCTGCAGCGTCGAGCCCCTTCAAGTGCAGCGTCTGCGGCACCAGCGAAACCTGGATGGTGCGGGCAATCTCCAGCTCGCGCTCGAGAGCCTCCTTCGCCGCGAGCTGACGGCGTGAATCCTCCAATTCCACCAGCGTATTCTTGAGCGATTGCTCGCGGGTGGACACCGCGCCGGCCATCGCATTGAACTGCGAGGAAAGCTGGCCCAGCTCGTCCTCCCGGCGCGCCGAATGCAGAAGCACGTTCAAATCGCCCAAGGCCACGCGGCTGGTCGCGGCCATCATGTCCATGAGCGGGGCGGCCACCTGCTTGCGCAGCACGAAATACATGACGATGATTTCCACCAGCAGCGAGGCCACGCTCAAAAAGAGGTACACGCGGGCCGTGTCGAACGCCTGCTTGCTCAACGTCGACTTCGGGAAAATCGTCACGAAGTACCAATCGGGCTCGTCCAGCTTGGCGAAAAAGACGTATTCCGAATCGACGGAGTTGTCCGCCACCGCCGTGTTGGGCGCACTGCCCATCACGCTGTTCATCACCAAGCCGAACACCCGTTTCAGGTGCTCGTCCCCCGACTCGGCAATCAGGTAATTGCCATTCTTGGCCTGAATCTCGGCGACCTTGTCCGGGTGCACCACCAGGCGCCCGTCACCGCGAAAAATCAGATTGTACGTACCGGGCGCGTGATCGTTGATCGAGCGCTTGAACAATTCGCTCAGAAGAACGTCCGTCTCGGCCGAGGCCACCAGGCGGTCACCCAAGTACACGGGCGTGGCGCAGGTCACCATCCACTCTTTGATGATCTCGTCGAAGTAGAGGCCCGTCCACGCCGGGTCGCGCGACGGATCGTGCACGGCGTCGGTGATGTAGTGGAACTCCAAGCTCGGGATGTCGTAATCCGGCGGAAATCCCTGCTCCATGTGCGGGAAATCGGGCGTGTAGAGGATGATGGCGTTCTCGGGAAAGCTGACGTACGTGTTGAAGAATCGATTGTGCCACGCCGGCCCGTACTGGAGCACCAGGTCGCGCGAAACCATCATTTTGCGCTTCAAGTCGTCGGTGACCGGCGTCTTGCGACCGACGTAGAGGCTAATGACGTTGCCCTCCCGGGGTTGGTCGCGGCTGCGCAGGCAACCGTCGTCACGCCGTTCGGTCGTCGCCTCGAACTCTTTGCTGAAGTCTCGACCGGCCGCCTCTTTGAACCCTTTGGCCAACGCATCGCGCAGAACGGCTTGATTATCCTCCGCCAGGCTGAAAATGGCGCGTTCGCGGTGACCGCGCTCGACGACGTACTTCGTCAATTGGGCCAAGGTGGCGGCGCGAAGGCTGGAGACCAGGTGGTAGTAACCGATGACGGTGGCAATCAGAATGACCAGGCTGACCCGCAGGGCCATCTGGAGAAGCGTCTGCCCCGTAAGCGAGCGCCGGAGGCTGGTCGGCCACCAACCCCTCATCGAGGATCGGCCTTCTCGCTGTCGCCGCGAACCTCCACGTGGGAAAGGGTTCGCGCGATGGTACGCATGCAACGAAAGTTGATGCGCTGCCAGCTGACGCTCTGATCGTAGAGCACGCGGGTCTGCGCACCGATGGCGTCGAGGCGCTTCACGAACTGGAGGATCGGGACGACCGTCGCCGAGTTCATGTACTCGAAATGCCGAAAATCCACGGTGATCGTGCGCACTTTGCTCGCGCGAAGGCGCTCGGCGAGCAAGTTCAGAAATGGCACGAGCACCAGATCCGGATCCCTCGCCTCGCTCACCCCGCGCCAGATGACGCTCACCTGGGTTTGCGCATCGACGACTTCGATGCGCAGCCCGTCATGGTTGAAGCTGTCCACCCCACCGCCCATGCCTTCGTCCTTTGCCCCCCGCGGCGTCACCCAAGCTCCATCGATGCGATCCCGAACACATGTTCGTGACTCGACGTTGGTCGAGTGTACATCCGCGCGGTGCGAAACACCTCGTGCATTCCGAAATGTAAGGCGAGGTTTCGAGGCACAGGCGTGGTGTCCGGAACGTCGAGGAAAACGGGCCCGGAGGGCGCCGCGGCGAGCAAACCGCGAAGGAGATCCTCCGCGACCACTGCGTCATCGGCCAAGAGAGGTCCGATCTTGAACCCCACGACGCAGGGCCGCACCAGGCCAAAGCCACGTAGTTTTCCATCTTGGATGGATGCAAAGCCGTACGAATCGCGAAGATGCAACCAACGTTGCAGGAAATGGGGGCGCGGCGCCGGGGCACGCGCCGTGTCGTAGGCAACGAGATCGGCCTCTGGAATCGTCGACAATGGAACGATATGGCGCGCGCGGTCCGCCTCGAGCCGCGGTGCCCTGCGTTGAAAGTCGGACGCCGGGAGCGGCGTACCTCCGGACACTCGTTCGTAGCGCACGTGGTGATGCGAAAAGCGAAAGCCCGAACGCTCGTAATTTTGCTGTTGCGCGAGAACGCCGTCGAGGCCGACGGTGCGCGTGCCGAGGTATTTCATGCCCTCCTGCCATGTGCGCAAACCGTAGCCATGCCCCCGGTAGGCCGCCTTGACGATGTACAGACCGAGGAAGCCGTAGGATGAATCGTAGGCAACGCAGGAGATCATGGCGACCGGTTGGCCATCGACCTCGCCCAGGAAGAAGCCCTGTGGGTCCGTCGCGTAGAAGCAATTTGCGTCATGGAGCCCAGGGTTCCACCCCTCCCCGGCTGCCCACTCGCGAATGAGGTCCGTCTCATCCGCGCGCATTCTTCGAATTTGGAACGTTTCATTTTTCAAATCCATCGGCCCCTCCTCGAATTTGGCTAGACCGGGCAATGACACCGGTTACCATGTCCTCATTCCTCGATTCTCGACCCGTACTTTATGCAAAATTTCTGGGAGGCATGATGAATACCTTTGCCCGTCGTGTACTTGGTACATCGTTGGTGGTCGCCTTGGCGCTCACGGCCTGTCGAGATTCGGACGACGATGTGGCGGAGGCTGAGCCCGAGTTGTCCGGCACGCCGGCCAACACCATCGTGACATCCAAATTGCTGCCGCACCTCGATTTCTTGTTCAATAAGCTCGCCGTCGAGAAGAAGGACTTTGCGCTCGATGGGACCAAGGCTTTCAATGGCCGCGACGAGTTCTTGCCCGGCAAGATTGCCATCGGCTTTTCGTACCTGCTCATCGGCACGCCCGAGTCGGATCCCAAGTTTGCCGACTACCTGGGCAAGTACCGAGAAATCGCCGATCTGACGATCGACGATACGAACAAAACGTGGGGCATTTTTTACTACATGTCCGCGTTGAACAAGCTGAAGAATGCGGGGTTGCTCGAACGAGCGGTCAGCGCGGAAACGCTGGCCAAGCTGCGGACGAAGCTCGACTGGCGCACCTTCGTCAACCCGGTTGATTACACGCTGATCAACCTGCCCACGAACTATTACGGCGTGGCATTCAGCATTGCGCGACTGCGCGAGCTGCTTGGCTGGGAAGACGGCACGGGCCAGCAAAACTTGATGGCCAAGATGATTAAGCATTACGAGACGTATTCGGAATACGGATTCTCGGACGAGACGGATGGCCAGGGACGCTTCGATCGCTACAGCGTGCTGCTCATCGGCGAGATCTGTCAGCGGCTGATCGAAACGGGGCTCGAGGTGACGCCCCAGTTGAAAGGCTGGTTGCGCAAATCGGTCGATCTGATTCTTCTCCGCTTGAACGTCGCCGGCAACGGCTTCGACTACGGGCGAAGCCTGGGACCCTACGCCGACACGGCGTTCGTGGAGGTGCTCTCCGCCGCGGCGCACTTGAACGTGCTCACGGCCAAGGAGAAGGAGATCGCTTACGCCTTCGCCACCCGCGCAACCGCCAAGTTCGTGCAGTTTTGGTACGACGCGGACATGAAGTCGGTGAACCTCTGGGAGAAGGGACGCCGCACGGATACCTACCGGGGCAAGCACCGCATCCTCGGGGAGAACCTGAGTCTTTCGCACCAGCTGCTCTACACGACGAATCTGTGGAACGCCGATGGGTACAAAGACAAGACGCCCATGGACACGGATGACTTCACCGATTACCTCCGCGGGCTGCCGCGCACGGCGCTCACCTGGTTCGCGCGCGGCGATTACGATCGCGCCCTGGTGACGTACCGCGATGGGCTTCGCGTCTTCAGCCTGCCCTTGGTGAACGGCGGCAATACGTACCACCGGCACAATCAGTATTTCGCCGTGCCGTATTCGTACAACCTGCTCTCCGGCGTGGCCGACGCCGACTATCCGCACCTTCAGCCGAAGTTCACGCTCGCGGGAGGCAAGCAGCTCATTCCTGCGGCGTACATCAAGAACGTCACCACCGAGGAACACGGAAAGACGTTGACCGTGCGCTTCCGGCAAACGGAGTTGGACGACGTGGCCACGGGATCTCCGGCGCCGAACGCGAGCATCACCGCGGAGACGACGTACGTGTTCGAGCCGGGCAAGATCACCCGCACGGCGACGTACACGCCTTCCGGTGCGGCCGTGCCGCTCGACAAGATTTCCATGGAGTTCGGTTCGTTCTCCGATGGTGCGACGGCCAATGGGCTTCGGTTCGCGTACCAGAGCGGCGACGTGACGGCCTTCGAGGTGCAGGGCTTGGAGACGTGCGCGGTCAAGTCGGTGGCGACGGACACCGGGTATCAAACGCCGACGGGCGGGTTGAAGAGCAACGTGGCGTGCGAAAGCGGCGCGGCGGTGCTGGACAAGCCGCTGACCATCCGCTGGGCGCTCGAGTACAAGAGCCCGAGCGTGGCGTCTTTCGTCCCGAGGTAGCGCGAACGTCCTTGGTACGCCGGCTGCTCTATGTGCCCGGCGTACCATGAAATCTCTTCGTTTCCTTGTTGGCTCCCCCCCTCCTGTTTGCAACCGTTCACAGGTTGCCCCGCCGCACGGGGGGCTTGTGTGGTGGCGCCGCAACAGGTCTTTCTTAGCTCTCTTTCTCGCGGTTTGGACGACGGGATGCACCAGCGAATCGGTGGTGCGAGGCGATTGGTCCTCGCAGGCGCTGCGCGCGGTGGAGACGAACTACGGCACCATTCGGATGACCGCCAATGACGGCGCGCCCGTGCATGTACGGCCCGGCGACACGCTCACCATCACGACCGTCGAGGGAAACGTCACCGCGGAGGCCAAGCGATTCTGCCGCAACGAAAGCGGCATCTTCCTCAGGGACGAGGACCAAGACTGCAGCCAAGCGGCGCGGGTCGCCGCGTGGGACGACATCGAGTCGGTCAAGGTGGAGCAGTTCGATGGCGGCAGCACGGCCACGGTCGTCACCGTGGGGGCTGCGGCCGTGGCCCTCATCATGGTGGCGTTGGCCGCCACCAACGGCAAGTCCGGTGGCAAGAGCAAGAGCTCGAGCTCGGCGGCGCCGGCTTATTACCATTATCACCACCACCATCCCGCATACTTCGCGTTCGGCTTTGGCAGCGCGACGAGCACGTCGAACGCGTCCGAGGAGTCTTCCCGCGAGGATCAAGGCCCGCCGAGAACCGTACCGGCCTCGCTGCCTTCGACGGGGCAAGACTCCGTTCCCCTCTTTTCGGGTCGCGCCGAGCGGCGTGCCATCGTTCGTCCGACGCTGCGGCTCGATGGTGGAGCGTGCGCGTTCAGCGACTACTGCCTCACGGGCTCGGCGCGGGTCGGAGCGACGTTCCTCGACTTTCTCGATATCTCCGGCGGCGTGCGCTGGGAGCAGGGAAAGACGGACACCGTGCTCGGTACGGTGGGCGCGGGCCTCAACGGCACGTTTCCACGCCTGCCCGCGCTCTCGATGTACATCGGCACGCAATTCGGCTTCGGCGATGGCTTCCGCATCATTCCCAGCGCCGGCCTGCGCGTGAAGCCGGGCGGGAACGTCTCCATCGGCATCCTGCCGGCGAGCTTCACCTATTTCGCGCCCGACCGCAGTTCACCGGAGCGAAGCCGCGTGGCCTACACGCCTTCCCTGGAGCTTGGCTACGAGTTTTGAGGGCCCCCCCTCGACGGGCACTTACAAATTTTTCTTGCACACGATGCCCACGCCGGGTGGCACCCCCGGCGGGCCCTCCAGATCGTTGACGAACTTGGCATCGCGGACGCGATCTTCGTCGGGGACCCGTCCGTCGACGTCGGGCGACTTGGGGTCGGTCACATCGAACTTCTCGATGACGCCCTTCGGGAACCAACACATCGTGTTGTACTCGGCCTCGAGCATCTTTTCATCGGCGCCAAAAGCTTGCACGGGATCCGGCAGGCCGTCCAAATCGCGGTCGCGCTGACCCGTAGTCTCGTACGGGCCGGCGAATGCGTACTCCCATCCGCGACCGGAGATTTCGGTCACGTACGAGCGCACGGCGTTGCTGTCGATTCCGCTGGCCGGGTTCAATTCGAACCCGGGAACACTCTGCACGGCGTCGATGGTCATGACCTCGTTGCGATTCCGGTCAGCCTTCCAAATTCCCCGATGAATGTCATCGAACATCTGGATGTACAGCGGAGTCCAATTCCAGTGCGGGCTCCCCAGGCAGGACTGCATGGGCTGCTTCGTCGTAAGGTCGACACAGCCGGCCTTGTTGTCGTTGCTGATGGAGTAAATGTCGTGAATCTTCTGAGCCTTCGTCAGCCGCTCGATGGCGCGGACCGGCCGTTGGCTGTCCGTCGAGTGTGCGATGACTTCCGCACCTCCGTCGATGAGACGATAGGTGAGAAGATCCTCGCGATAGAGCTTCACTTCCTCGTTGTTCGAAAGCGGGCCTCGGTAGGCGTAGCTTTCGGGGGTCTTGTAGTCGACCCAGAATCCGAGCCACTGAACCTCGAGCTTGATGTCTTTGTTGATGCTGCGCGCCCCGAGGTAGAAGGCCGAGATGTAGCGCACGACCTCCGGTGTGATGAACGACGCCACGAATCCGAGACGTTTCTTGGCCTTGGAACCCGCGACCCGCCCGGCGACCCACCACGATTGCTCGATGTGGCCATCGTAAGAGATGGCATTGTGACCGTTGAAGTTGTCGCCTGAGCAATTGAGGAACTTGACGTCCTTGTATTGCTCCGCCTTCTTCATCATCTCTTCGCGCTGGCTGAACGAGTTGAGGACGACGACGTCGACCTTCTCCTTCACCACCGCTTCGTCGATGGCTTTGTCGACATCGCCGGTGAAAGGTAGGACGTTCTCACGCTTGTACCAACTGAGATAGGGAAGTTGCTTTGCAGCCTCCTCCATCCCTTCTTGGTGCGTCGTGTTCCATCCCTCCCCTGCGGTGACGGGACCGATCCACAAGCCGGCAACCTTGAGTGGCGTCTGGCATTTGTTGCCAAAACACTTGGTCGGTGAGGGGCATTCGCCGTCGACCGAACACGAGGCCACGCAGATGCCATTGTCGCAGACGCCGGCGTGGCATTGATCGTTGGAGGTGCAGACCGTACCGAGGCCGCTGCCTTTGATGTCGCTCTCGGTGACGAACGTGCAGCCCAAAGCCGCCAATGTGGCGAGTCCCACGACCCAAGGGTGGCGTTTGATGAACAAAGAGACCTCCAACGACGGTTGCCGTCGCAAGTAAATCGATGTCGTGGAGGACTAGCGCAAAATCGTGTTGCGCGAAACCCCATTTGCGATTTACAGCTCGGACCCGACAGGCTGGATATGAAATCAAACCCGAAGAAGATCATCACTGCTTTACGGTCGGTATGTGCATTCGTCACCATCGCGTCATCGCTCGGCGCGTGCAAAGGCTCGACGGAAAAGCAAGAGAAGTCTTCGATCTCGGATCCGGCGAATCCCGCCAATTCTGCCGGTTCGGCAGCCTCCGCGACGTCGCTGACCGTGGGGATGATCCTCGTGGGCCCGAAGAACGACCATGGATGGAACGAGTCGCACTTCGAAGGCATCAAGAAGGCGATTGCCAAGTTCCCCGACGTGAAGTTCGACTATATCGACAAAGTCAATCCTTCCGATCGCCCAAATTCGAAAAGTGCGCAGGTTGCCGATGATCTGATTGCACGCGGAAGTCGGTTGGTGGTCTTCAGCTCGGACGATTTCAAGGATGACGCCCTGGAGACTGCCCGCAAGCACCCCAACGTGTCCATCATCCATGTTTCCGGCGATCATGCGTGGAAAGAAGGCCGGAATTACAAGAATCAGAAGAATCTGGGAAACATCGACGGCGCGGCCGAACCTGCAAAGATGATCGCGGGGTGCTCTGCGGCACTCGCCACGGAGTCCGGAAAGATCGGATATCTCGGGGCGCTGGCCAATGACGAGACGCGGCGCCTCGTGTCGTCGGCGTACTTGGGCGCCAAACACTGTTGGGAGAAATACCGAAAGAAGCCGGCCAAGGATCTGACCTTCAAGGTCACCTGGATCGGATTCTGGTTCAACATTCCAGGTGTGACTCTGGATCCCACCAAGGTGGTCGACGACTACTTCAGTGGCGGTTTCGATGTGGTGATGAGCGGACTCGATACGCCGGAAGCGGCCGTACAATCCAAGAAAGCGGCCGAGGCCGGCAAACGTGTGCGATTCACGCACCACGATTTCAAAGCGGGGTGCGATCTCTCGCCCGATACCTGTCTTGGCGTCAGCTACTACAATTGGATGCCCGCCTACCGCGACGTCGTCCGAAGTGTGCGCGAGGGCAAGTTCACCGGCGAGTTCGCTTGGCCCGGGCCCGATTACCGCGACATCAATGGAGAAGAATCGTCCATCGGGTTCGATTTCGGCCGCGCACTGGGCGACAAGAAGGCCACGCTCGAAGAGTTCATTCGCACGCTGGGCGACAAGAGTGTCGTCCTTCACTCCGGGCCGCTGAAGTTTCAGGACGGAAGCGAGTTCCTGAAGGCGGGCGAAGTGGCCACCCCGCAGAAGATTTGGTACATGCCTCAATTGTTGGAGGGGATCACCGGCAAGAGCCAATAAACTTCCCCTTCATGGCACACGTCCCCTCGGATCCGGTTCTCTTCGACGATTGGCATGTCGTCGCACGCAGCGAGCAATTGGAGGCCGACAAGCCACTGGGTGTGAGCCTGCTCGGGGACGACGTGGTCCTCTGGCGGGGGAAGGACGGCGTCGCCGCGTTTCGCGATGTGTGCATCCATCGCGGCGCCCGTCTGTCGCTGGGCAAGGTGCGCGATTGCACGCTGGTGTGCCCGTACCACGGTTGGCACTACGATCAGCAAGGGCAGTGCACGCACATTCCGGCGCAGCCCAACATGGTGCCACCGAAGAAGGCCAAGGCCAGCACGTACCAGGTGAAGGAGAAGTACGGCTGGATCTGGCTTTCCCTGGGGAACCCCGCGCGGGACGTGCCCGTCTTCTCGGAATGGGAAGATGATTCGTTTCGCAAAGTGCACGTGGGGCCCTACTCGTTTCCAGCGAGCGGGCCCCGCATCATCGAGAATTTCCTCGATGTGGCGCACTTCCCCTTCGTGCACGAAGGGTTTCTGGGGGATCCGACCTACCCGGAAATCGACGAATACGAGGCCGAGATCGCCCCCGATGACGCGTCGGGTGAGTACGGAGTGATCGCGCGCGATATCTCCGTCTTTCAGCCCGATCCGGATGGAACGGGAGAAGGCCGGCGCATCGCCTACACGTACAAGGTACTAAGGCCGCTCACGGCGACGTTCGTCAAGTCGTCCGCGGGCGCACGCTTCGCCATGTATTTCACGGTCACACCGCGGACCGAGCGCACTTCGTCCGTGTGGGCGTACATTGCCATGGACTACAGCACGCTCACCGACGACGAGATTCGCTCGTTTCAGGATATGATTACGCTTCAGGA encodes:
- a CDS encoding SpoIIE family protein phosphatase, translating into MRGWWPTSLRRSLTGQTLLQMALRVSLVILIATVIGYYHLVSSLRAATLAQLTKYVVERGHRERAIFSLAEDNQAVLRDALAKGFKEAAGRDFSKEFEATTERRDDGCLRSRDQPREGNVISLYVGRKTPVTDDLKRKMMVSRDLVLQYGPAWHNRFFNTYVSFPENAIILYTPDFPHMEQGFPPDYDIPSLEFHYITDAVHDPSRDPAWTGLYFDEIIKEWMVTCATPVYLGDRLVASAETDVLLSELFKRSINDHAPGTYNLIFRGDGRLVVHPDKVAEIQAKNGNYLIAESGDEHLKRVFGLVMNSVMGSAPNTAVADNSVDSEYVFFAKLDEPDWYFVTIFPKSTLSKQAFDTARVYLFLSVASLLVEIIVMYFVLRKQVAAPLMDMMAATSRVALGDLNVLLHSARREDELGQLSSQFNAMAGAVSTREQSLKNTLVELEDSRRQLAAKEALERELEIARTIQVSLVPQTLHLKGLDAAGKMLPAEEVGGDYYDAFEAEGTDWLLIGDVSGHGVTAGLIMMMVQTAVRTAVLNAPKDPEDPSPLSPSHVLNMVNTSIFGNLQRIDKNQYMTLTAFRIEGNTFTYAGRHQDVIIYRAATRKIECLETDGMWLGIMDDISQMVEDRTFLVDEGDIVLLYTDGLPEAKRLGRFLGIEGLVEVFRHAVETGRQSSQEILESVLEQTKDHEFKDDVSLLVVRAMCKTAPKSDSGTKTEDVAKA
- a CDS encoding GNAT family N-acetyltransferase, translating into MDLKNETFQIRRMRADETDLIREWAAGEGWNPGLHDANCFYATDPQGFFLGEVDGQPVAMISCVAYDSSYGFLGLYIVKAAYRGHGYGLRTWQEGMKYLGTRTVGLDGVLAQQQNYERSGFRFSHHHVRYERVSGGTPLPASDFQRRAPRLEADRARHIVPLSTIPEADLVAYDTARAPAPRPHFLQRWLHLRDSYGFASIQDGKLRGFGLVRPCVVGFKIGPLLADDAVVAEDLLRGLLAAAPSGPVFLDVPDTTPVPRNLALHFGMHEVFRTARMYTRPTSSHEHVFGIASMELG
- a CDS encoding BMP family ABC transporter substrate-binding protein, yielding MGLATLAALGCTFVTESDIKGSGLGTVCTSNDQCHAGVCDNGICVASCSVDGECPSPTKCFGNKCQTPLKVAGLWIGPVTAGEGWNTTHQEGMEEAAKQLPYLSWYKRENVLPFTGDVDKAIDEAVVKEKVDVVVLNSFSQREEMMKKAEQYKDVKFLNCSGDNFNGHNAISYDGHIEQSWWVAGRVAGSKAKKRLGFVASFITPEVVRYISAFYLGARSINKDIKLEVQWLGFWVDYKTPESYAYRGPLSNNEEVKLYREDLLTYRLIDGGAEVIAHSTDSQRPVRAIERLTKAQKIHDIYSISNDNKAGCVDLTTKQPMQSCLGSPHWNWTPLYIQMFDDIHRGIWKADRNRNEVMTIDAVQSVPGFELNPASGIDSNAVRSYVTEISGRGWEYAFAGPYETTGQRDRDLDGLPDPVQAFGADEKMLEAEYNTMCWFPKGVIEKFDVTDPKSPDVDGRVPDEDRVRDAKFVNDLEGPPGVPPGVGIVCKKNL
- a CDS encoding BMP family ABC transporter substrate-binding protein, producing the protein MKSNPKKIITALRSVCAFVTIASSLGACKGSTEKQEKSSISDPANPANSAGSAASATSLTVGMILVGPKNDHGWNESHFEGIKKAIAKFPDVKFDYIDKVNPSDRPNSKSAQVADDLIARGSRLVVFSSDDFKDDALETARKHPNVSIIHVSGDHAWKEGRNYKNQKNLGNIDGAAEPAKMIAGCSAALATESGKIGYLGALANDETRRLVSSAYLGAKHCWEKYRKKPAKDLTFKVTWIGFWFNIPGVTLDPTKVVDDYFSGGFDVVMSGLDTPEAAVQSKKAAEAGKRVRFTHHDFKAGCDLSPDTCLGVSYYNWMPAYRDVVRSVREGKFTGEFAWPGPDYRDINGEESSIGFDFGRALGDKKATLEEFIRTLGDKSVVLHSGPLKFQDGSEFLKAGEVATPQKIWYMPQLLEGITGKSQ
- a CDS encoding aromatic ring-hydroxylating dioxygenase subunit alpha, translating into MAHVPSDPVLFDDWHVVARSEQLEADKPLGVSLLGDDVVLWRGKDGVAAFRDVCIHRGARLSLGKVRDCTLVCPYHGWHYDQQGQCTHIPAQPNMVPPKKAKASTYQVKEKYGWIWLSLGNPARDVPVFSEWEDDSFRKVHVGPYSFPASGPRIIENFLDVAHFPFVHEGFLGDPTYPEIDEYEAEIAPDDASGEYGVIARDISVFQPDPDGTGEGRRIAYTYKVLRPLTATFVKSSAGARFAMYFTVTPRTERTSSVWAYIAMDYSTLTDDEIRSFQDMITLQDVPVVSSQRPELIALDLAEELHLRSDRISIAYRKWLRRLGLRYGVLA